TCGATTACCTCGGCCTCAAGGGTTGTGTCGTCGACGCCCTGGGCAACGGCGCCGCCGCCGAGGCGCTGCTGGCCCGGCAAGAGTTCGACCTGCTGGTGCTGGATCTGGGCCTGCCGGGGCTCGACGGCCTGGAGCTGTGCCGGCGGCTGCGCCGGGAGCTGAACCCCATGCCGGTGCTGATGCTCACCGCCCGCGATACCCTGCACGACAAGCTGGCCGGATTTGAGGTGGGCGCCGACGATTACCTGGTCAAGCCCTTTGCCCTGCCGGAGCTGTGGTCGCGCATTCAGGCGGTACTGAAGCGCAGCCAGCGGCAACTGGTGCGCCGGCTGACGGTGGCGGATCTGACCCTGGATCTGGATACCTTGCGGGTCAGCCGTCAGGGACGCAACATCAACCTCAACCCCAAATGCCTGAAATTGCTGGAAGTGCTGATGAAACAGTCTCCCGGGGTGGTCAGCCGGGCGACCTTGGCCAGCCAGCTGTGGGCCGACGAGCCCCCCGACAGCGACGGTCTCAAGTCGCACATCTACCTGCTGCGCAGCGCCATCGACAAGCCCTTTGACCGGCCGCTGCTGCACACGGTGCACGGCCAGGGATACCGGCTGGCAGCCACCGACTCATGCGCCTGAGCATTAATGCCCGGCTGCAGTGGGTGCTCAACCTGCTGATCGTCAGCCTGAGTCTGGTGGCGGCGGTGGCCATGGTGCTGCTGGTGTTCTGGTTTGAACGCAGTCTGTTTTACAACCACCTGCACAGCGACCTGCTCGATCAGGTGCATGCCCATGCCGATGAGCGGCAACCACTGGTGTTGTCCATGACCGACACCACCTACTACAAGCTGCCCGCCGCAGAGCAGACGCTGTTGCCCAAAGCCTTTCGGGACTACCCGGAGGGCGGCCACGAGGTGCTGCTGGACGACGGGGCCTACAACCTGTTTGTGCATTACCAGCCCGGCTGGGTGCATGTGCTGGTGCAGGATCAGAGCGAGTTTGAGCGTTACGAACTGCGGGTGTTTGGCGGCGCCGCCCTGGCGGTGCTGGCAGTATGGATTCTGGGCTTCTGGCTGTCGCGCCGGCTCAGCCGGCAGATCCTGCAGCCGGTGTCCCGTCTGGCCCGGGACGTGGCCCG
The Oceanimonas pelagia genome window above contains:
- a CDS encoding response regulator transcription factor; the encoded protein is MRILVVEDNPDILVNIVDYLGLKGCVVDALGNGAAAEALLARQEFDLLVLDLGLPGLDGLELCRRLRRELNPMPVLMLTARDTLHDKLAGFEVGADDYLVKPFALPELWSRIQAVLKRSQRQLVRRLTVADLTLDLDTLRVSRQGRNINLNPKCLKLLEVLMKQSPGVVSRATLASQLWADEPPDSDGLKSHIYLLRSAIDKPFDRPLLHTVHGQGYRLAATDSCA